A part of Gossypium hirsutum isolate 1008001.06 chromosome A07, Gossypium_hirsutum_v2.1, whole genome shotgun sequence genomic DNA contains:
- the LOC121231962 gene encoding uncharacterized protein isoform X3, which yields MGGLNNNRVEVVNRKGCSKLFIGSSPSFEPMPLSPVASSLGSEPVTVRSTEARKQVMEATERLGGQYSPSLHPQCTHLVVQSVSGRKFEHALKHGSRNGLFIVTLGWFVDSVKRNVRLSESLYTVKGVGENGSRVDELKWLVSTASESSCLPASFHDTKKIDMVGKPHVRYSRSDPKNSLSSMLSGHTLYIDSDISDELRNKVLEAASKEGALVVDRWFVGCNASYVVCEGNSLHRYVGHSNNIVTPLWILKTAKDRYLQRLVHMSADLARQIGTVLENSQNGIEEEVNNAGNFSQDTPSFRSNASYEERQQVVHLAKTGVRNRRGHRMQTCQTPIRPISPSSLLDSICWTISEPTSTASVFTDSCSVEDVNEHQSIFFDANGDGQDSRASFTNSTRSLTESERNELIFKNHFLTILFPVDRFSEMGPSSRTYFSNNGFTCLQVLDYIYSFYQENMLSHEIEAAIHTDSRHADRLRALYSSKETVECGGNMIFKRIDFLGSRRSFEMLKRVSGDNNSNVYELLIRA from the exons ATGGGTGGTCTCAACAACAATAGGGTGGAAGTGGTGAACAGAAAAGGTTGTTCAAAGCTGTTTATTGGGTCCTCACCTTCGTTTGAACCAATGCCCCTTTCCCCTGTTGCTTCTTCACTGGGCTCTGAACCGGTTACGGTTCGATCCACCG AAGCAAGGAAACAAGTTATGGAAGCAACTGAGAGATTAGGTGGTCAATATAGTCCAAGCTTGCATCCTCAATGTACCCATCTGGTGGTTCAG AGTGTAAGCGGACGTAAGTTTGAGCATGCTCTAAAACATGGATCAAGAAATGGCCTGTTCATCGTTACACTTGGATGGTTTGTGGATAGTGTCAAGAGGAATG TTAGGTTAAGTGAATCACTCTACACCGTGAAGGGTGTTGGTGAAAATGGCTCACGTGTAGATGAGTTGAAGTGGCTCGTGTCTACTGCTTCAGAAAGTTCATGTCTTCCTGCCAGTTTTCATGATACCAAGAAAATTGACATGGTTGGAAAACCACATGTAAGATATTCTAGAAGTGACCCGAAAAATAGTTTGAGTTCAATGCTGTCTGGTCATACCCTGTATATAGATTCCGATATTTCAGATGAACTACGGAATAAG GTTCTCGAGGCAGCATCTAAAGAAGGTGCCCTGGTTGTAGATCGATGGTTTGTTGGTTGTAATGCTAGTTATGTAGTGTGTGAAGGAAATTCTCTCCATCGGTATGTTGGCCACTCTAACAACATTGTAACG CCGTTGTGGATCCTGAAAACAGCTAAGGATAGGTATCTGCAGAGACTTGTTCACATGTCTGCTGATTTGGCTCGGCAGATTGGAACAGTGCTTGAAAATTCTCAGAATGGCATTGAAGAAGAG GTAAACAATGCGGGTAACTTCTCTCAAGATACACCGAGCTTCAGAAGCAATGCTAGTTATGAAGAAAGGCAACAGGTTGTTCATTTAGCCAAAACCGGGGTTAGAAATCGTCGCGGTCATCGAATGCAG ACTTGTCAAACCCCGATTCGTCCAATAAGTCCGAGTAGTCTTCTCGATTCAATTTGCTGGACGATATCTGAGCCAACTTCAACTGCTTCAGTTTTCACTGACTCTTGTAGTGTTGAAGATGTTAATGAGCACCAATCCATATTCTTTGATGCAAATGGTGATGGACAGGATTCCAGGGCCTCATTTACGAACTCCACCCGGTCTCTTACAGAAAG TGAGAGAAACGAATTGATATTCAAAAACCACTTTCTAACCATACTATTCCCAGTTGACCGGTTTTCTGAGATGGGTCCTTCTTCACGAACATATTTCAGCAATAACGGCTTTACATGTCTGCAGGTTTTGGATTATATCTATTCCTTTTATCAG GAGAACATGTTGAGTCATGAAATAGAAGCCGCTATCCACACGGACTCGAGGCATGCTGACCGGCTTCGAGCATTGTACTCTAGCAAAGAGACAGTTGAATGCGGTGGAAACATGATTTTCAAACGAATCGATTTCTTAGGAAGTCGTAGAAGCTTCGAAATGTTAAAGCGTGTTAGTGGGGATAATAACAGTAATGTATATGAGCTCTTGATTAGAGCCtaa
- the LOC121231962 gene encoding uncharacterized protein isoform X2, translated as MGGLNNNRVEVVNRKGCSKLFIGSSPSFEPMPLSPVASSLGSEPVTVRSTGPFSALVICVTGLSKEARKQVMEATERLGGQYSPSLHPQCTHLVVQSVSGRKFEHALKHGSRNGLFIVTLGWFVDSVKRNVRLSESLYTVKGVGENGSRVDELKWLVSTASESSCLPASFHDTKKIDMVGKPHVRYSRSDPKNSLSSMLSGHTLYIDSDISDELRNKVLEAASKEGALVVDRWFVGCNASYVVCEGNSLHRYVGHSNNIVTPLWILKTAKDRYLQRLVHMSADLARQIGTVLENSQNGIEEEVNNAGNFSQDTPSFRSNASYEERQQVVHLAKTGVRNRRGHRMQTCQTPIRPISPSSLLDSICWTISEPTSTASVFTDSCSVEDVNEHQSIFFDANGDGQDSRASFTNSTRSLTESERNELIFKNHFLTILFPVDRFSEMGPSSRTYFSNNGFTCLQENMLSHEIEAAIHTDSRHADRLRALYSSKETVECGGNMIFKRIDFLGSRRSFEMLKRVSGDNNSNVYELLIRA; from the exons ATGGGTGGTCTCAACAACAATAGGGTGGAAGTGGTGAACAGAAAAGGTTGTTCAAAGCTGTTTATTGGGTCCTCACCTTCGTTTGAACCAATGCCCCTTTCCCCTGTTGCTTCTTCACTGGGCTCTGAACCGGTTACGGTTCGATCCACCGGTCCGTTTTCTGCTTTGGTCATTTGTGTTACTGGCTTATCTAAAG AAGCAAGGAAACAAGTTATGGAAGCAACTGAGAGATTAGGTGGTCAATATAGTCCAAGCTTGCATCCTCAATGTACCCATCTGGTGGTTCAG AGTGTAAGCGGACGTAAGTTTGAGCATGCTCTAAAACATGGATCAAGAAATGGCCTGTTCATCGTTACACTTGGATGGTTTGTGGATAGTGTCAAGAGGAATG TTAGGTTAAGTGAATCACTCTACACCGTGAAGGGTGTTGGTGAAAATGGCTCACGTGTAGATGAGTTGAAGTGGCTCGTGTCTACTGCTTCAGAAAGTTCATGTCTTCCTGCCAGTTTTCATGATACCAAGAAAATTGACATGGTTGGAAAACCACATGTAAGATATTCTAGAAGTGACCCGAAAAATAGTTTGAGTTCAATGCTGTCTGGTCATACCCTGTATATAGATTCCGATATTTCAGATGAACTACGGAATAAG GTTCTCGAGGCAGCATCTAAAGAAGGTGCCCTGGTTGTAGATCGATGGTTTGTTGGTTGTAATGCTAGTTATGTAGTGTGTGAAGGAAATTCTCTCCATCGGTATGTTGGCCACTCTAACAACATTGTAACG CCGTTGTGGATCCTGAAAACAGCTAAGGATAGGTATCTGCAGAGACTTGTTCACATGTCTGCTGATTTGGCTCGGCAGATTGGAACAGTGCTTGAAAATTCTCAGAATGGCATTGAAGAAGAG GTAAACAATGCGGGTAACTTCTCTCAAGATACACCGAGCTTCAGAAGCAATGCTAGTTATGAAGAAAGGCAACAGGTTGTTCATTTAGCCAAAACCGGGGTTAGAAATCGTCGCGGTCATCGAATGCAG ACTTGTCAAACCCCGATTCGTCCAATAAGTCCGAGTAGTCTTCTCGATTCAATTTGCTGGACGATATCTGAGCCAACTTCAACTGCTTCAGTTTTCACTGACTCTTGTAGTGTTGAAGATGTTAATGAGCACCAATCCATATTCTTTGATGCAAATGGTGATGGACAGGATTCCAGGGCCTCATTTACGAACTCCACCCGGTCTCTTACAGAAAG TGAGAGAAACGAATTGATATTCAAAAACCACTTTCTAACCATACTATTCCCAGTTGACCGGTTTTCTGAGATGGGTCCTTCTTCACGAACATATTTCAGCAATAACGGCTTTACATGTCTGCAG GAGAACATGTTGAGTCATGAAATAGAAGCCGCTATCCACACGGACTCGAGGCATGCTGACCGGCTTCGAGCATTGTACTCTAGCAAAGAGACAGTTGAATGCGGTGGAAACATGATTTTCAAACGAATCGATTTCTTAGGAAGTCGTAGAAGCTTCGAAATGTTAAAGCGTGTTAGTGGGGATAATAACAGTAATGTATATGAGCTCTTGATTAGAGCCtaa
- the LOC121231962 gene encoding uncharacterized protein isoform X1 → MGGLNNNRVEVVNRKGCSKLFIGSSPSFEPMPLSPVASSLGSEPVTVRSTGPFSALVICVTGLSKEARKQVMEATERLGGQYSPSLHPQCTHLVVQSVSGRKFEHALKHGSRNGLFIVTLGWFVDSVKRNVRLSESLYTVKGVGENGSRVDELKWLVSTASESSCLPASFHDTKKIDMVGKPHVRYSRSDPKNSLSSMLSGHTLYIDSDISDELRNKVLEAASKEGALVVDRWFVGCNASYVVCEGNSLHRYVGHSNNIVTPLWILKTAKDRYLQRLVHMSADLARQIGTVLENSQNGIEEEVNNAGNFSQDTPSFRSNASYEERQQVVHLAKTGVRNRRGHRMQTCQTPIRPISPSSLLDSICWTISEPTSTASVFTDSCSVEDVNEHQSIFFDANGDGQDSRASFTNSTRSLTESERNELIFKNHFLTILFPVDRFSEMGPSSRTYFSNNGFTCLQVLDYIYSFYQENMLSHEIEAAIHTDSRHADRLRALYSSKETVECGGNMIFKRIDFLGSRRSFEMLKRVSGDNNSNVYELLIRA, encoded by the exons ATGGGTGGTCTCAACAACAATAGGGTGGAAGTGGTGAACAGAAAAGGTTGTTCAAAGCTGTTTATTGGGTCCTCACCTTCGTTTGAACCAATGCCCCTTTCCCCTGTTGCTTCTTCACTGGGCTCTGAACCGGTTACGGTTCGATCCACCGGTCCGTTTTCTGCTTTGGTCATTTGTGTTACTGGCTTATCTAAAG AAGCAAGGAAACAAGTTATGGAAGCAACTGAGAGATTAGGTGGTCAATATAGTCCAAGCTTGCATCCTCAATGTACCCATCTGGTGGTTCAG AGTGTAAGCGGACGTAAGTTTGAGCATGCTCTAAAACATGGATCAAGAAATGGCCTGTTCATCGTTACACTTGGATGGTTTGTGGATAGTGTCAAGAGGAATG TTAGGTTAAGTGAATCACTCTACACCGTGAAGGGTGTTGGTGAAAATGGCTCACGTGTAGATGAGTTGAAGTGGCTCGTGTCTACTGCTTCAGAAAGTTCATGTCTTCCTGCCAGTTTTCATGATACCAAGAAAATTGACATGGTTGGAAAACCACATGTAAGATATTCTAGAAGTGACCCGAAAAATAGTTTGAGTTCAATGCTGTCTGGTCATACCCTGTATATAGATTCCGATATTTCAGATGAACTACGGAATAAG GTTCTCGAGGCAGCATCTAAAGAAGGTGCCCTGGTTGTAGATCGATGGTTTGTTGGTTGTAATGCTAGTTATGTAGTGTGTGAAGGAAATTCTCTCCATCGGTATGTTGGCCACTCTAACAACATTGTAACG CCGTTGTGGATCCTGAAAACAGCTAAGGATAGGTATCTGCAGAGACTTGTTCACATGTCTGCTGATTTGGCTCGGCAGATTGGAACAGTGCTTGAAAATTCTCAGAATGGCATTGAAGAAGAG GTAAACAATGCGGGTAACTTCTCTCAAGATACACCGAGCTTCAGAAGCAATGCTAGTTATGAAGAAAGGCAACAGGTTGTTCATTTAGCCAAAACCGGGGTTAGAAATCGTCGCGGTCATCGAATGCAG ACTTGTCAAACCCCGATTCGTCCAATAAGTCCGAGTAGTCTTCTCGATTCAATTTGCTGGACGATATCTGAGCCAACTTCAACTGCTTCAGTTTTCACTGACTCTTGTAGTGTTGAAGATGTTAATGAGCACCAATCCATATTCTTTGATGCAAATGGTGATGGACAGGATTCCAGGGCCTCATTTACGAACTCCACCCGGTCTCTTACAGAAAG TGAGAGAAACGAATTGATATTCAAAAACCACTTTCTAACCATACTATTCCCAGTTGACCGGTTTTCTGAGATGGGTCCTTCTTCACGAACATATTTCAGCAATAACGGCTTTACATGTCTGCAGGTTTTGGATTATATCTATTCCTTTTATCAG GAGAACATGTTGAGTCATGAAATAGAAGCCGCTATCCACACGGACTCGAGGCATGCTGACCGGCTTCGAGCATTGTACTCTAGCAAAGAGACAGTTGAATGCGGTGGAAACATGATTTTCAAACGAATCGATTTCTTAGGAAGTCGTAGAAGCTTCGAAATGTTAAAGCGTGTTAGTGGGGATAATAACAGTAATGTATATGAGCTCTTGATTAGAGCCtaa
- the LOC107929845 gene encoding copper transporter 5.1, whose amino-acid sequence MMHMTFYWSRQVTLLFSSWRTDSWPSYALTLLACVLASVFYQYLEHVRYRVRRSGKPAGEPLLSQPNRAAGKWSAKKIVDGLLFGLSSGLGYLLMLAVMSFNGGVFLAIVLGLTIGFLWLRSKDEDEIAGVNSSCACA is encoded by the coding sequence atgATGCATATGACCTTTTACTGGAGCCGGCAGGTGACTCTCCTCTTCAGCTCATGGCGGACCGATTCATGGCCGAGTTACGCGTTGACTCTTCTCGCATGTGTTTTGGCTTCCGTTTTTTACCAGTACTTGGAGCACGTAAGGTACCGTGTAAGGCGATCTGGGAAGCCGGCGGGAGAACCGTTATTGTCGCAGCCGAATCGAGCCGCAGGTAAGTGGTCGGCGAAGAAGATCGTCGATGGGTTACTATTTGGGTTGAGTTCGGGTTTGGGTTATTTGTTGATGCTGGCGGTTATGTCGTTCAACGGAGGCGTGTTTTTGGCGATCGTGTTGGGGTTAACGATTGGGTTTTTGTGGTTGAGGAGTAAGGATGAAGATGAAATTGCTGGTGTTAATAGCTCTTGTGCTTGTGCTTGA
- the LOC121231963 gene encoding serine/threonine-protein kinase RIPK: MTVKKKITWKSLMPSCYKSKDTSDSGENRLKLKPCQFQRLSLSDVSDPSSPICVNGLSTSLFGSNLYVFTLAELRLITHNFARCNLLGEGGFGPVYKGFVDDKLRPGLKAQPVAVKTLDLDGLQGHREWLAEIIFLGQLRHPHLVKLIGYCYEDENRLLVYEYMPRGSLENQLFRRYSATLPWSTRMKIALGAAKGLAFLHEADKPVIYRDFKSSNILLDSDYNCKLSDFGLAKDGPEGGETHVTTRVMGTQGYAAPEYIMTGHLTTRSDVYSFGVVLLELLTGRRSMDNTRPSREQSLVEWARPLLRDPKRLDRVIDPRLEGQYSNKGAQKVAALAYKCLSHYPKPRPTMGDVVIVLESLQGFEDEFVGPFVYVVPNETENSNEFLAKKGENEHDSPLRGWRNRIKLPPSSVANAESPCSI, from the exons ATGACCGTGAAGAAGAAGATCACATGGAAATCACTAATGCCAAGCTGTTACAAAAGCAAAGACACATCAGATTCGGGGGAAAACAGATTGAAGTTGAAACCATGCCAGTTCCAAAGATTATCACTATCAGATGTGAGTGATCCAAGTTCACCAATCTGTGTTAATGGTCTTTCAACATCACTCTTTGGTTCAAATCTTTACGTCTTCACATTAGCCGAGTTAAGGCTAATAACCCACAATTTTGCACGGTGTAACTTGCTTGGTGAAGGTGGGTTCGGACCAGTGTACAAAGGGTTTGTTGATGATAAGCTTAGACCTGGTTTAAAGGCTCAACCTGTAGCTGTTAAAACACTTGATTTGGACGGCTTGCAAGGTCATAGAGAATGGCTG GCTGAAATTATCTTCCTTGGACAACTTAGGCACCCTCATTTGGTTAAATTGATTGGTTATTGTTATGAAGACGAGAACCGGCTTCTCGTCTACGAGTATATGCCGAGAGGCAGCTTGGAGAATCAACTCTTTAGAA GGTATTCAGCTACTTTGCCATGGTCAACTAGGATGAAAATTGCTTTAGGAGCAGCAAAGGGATTAGCTTTCCTACATGAAGCTGATAAACCAGTGATATATAGGGATTTTAAATCATCAAACATTTTGTTAGATTCT GATTATAATTGCAAGTTATCGGATTTCGGGTTAGCAAAAGACGGTCCAGAAGGGGGAGAAACGCACGTAACGACCCGAGTGATGGGCACGCAAGGATATGCTGCGCCGGAGTATATCATGACCG GTCACTTGACAACAAGGAGTGATGTTTACAGCTTCGGGGTCGTTCTCTTGGAGCTATTAACAGGGAGACGATCGATGGATAACACCCGCCCGAGTCGAGAGCAGAGCCTTGTGGAATGGGCAAGGCCATTATTGAGGGACCCAAAGAGGCTTGACAGGGTAATAGACCCCAGGCTTGAGGGACAATATTCCAACAAAGGGGCTCAAAAAGTGGCTGCATTGGCTTATAAATGCTTGAGCCATTACCCCAAACCAAGGCCTACAATGGGTGATGTGGTCATAGTCTTGGAATCACTGCAAGGGTTTGAAGATGAATTTGTTGGACCATTTGTGTATGTGGTGCCTAATGAAACCGAAAATAGCAACGAATTTCTCGCCAAGAAAGGGGAAAACGAACACGATTCGCCTCTTCGTGGTTGGAGAAATCGGATCAAGTTGCCGCCTTCTTCGGTAGCTAATGCCGAATCTCCATGTAGTATATGA